One Fontisphaera persica DNA window includes the following coding sequences:
- a CDS encoding HAD family hydrolase gives MAGLQHPTGICSAAYCDVDGTLTDTTIVAPLVHLKCRAMRRPWRWLWLASLAVHGPWWLLLDAMDRAASNRAIYKHYHGVPVDLLMGEAAKFGREYLQSRIFGPARQRLEAFRQGGVKIVFVTGGLDVFLEPLAAEWEADVLAPRMEVVHGICTGRVLPEPFTGQVKARLIREHAARHGFDLAHCHALGDAFGDLPMLECVGHPLAINPDRRLARVAKERGWQVENWR, from the coding sequence ATGGCAGGATTGCAACACCCCACCGGCATATGCTCGGCGGCTTACTGCGATGTGGATGGCACCTTGACGGATACCACCATTGTGGCGCCCCTGGTACATCTCAAATGTCGGGCCATGCGCCGACCTTGGCGCTGGCTGTGGCTGGCCTCGCTGGCCGTGCATGGCCCGTGGTGGCTGCTCCTGGATGCCATGGACCGTGCCGCTTCCAACCGTGCCATTTATAAGCATTACCACGGCGTGCCAGTGGATTTGCTTATGGGAGAGGCGGCAAAGTTTGGCCGCGAATACCTGCAATCCAGGATATTTGGGCCCGCGCGGCAACGCCTGGAGGCTTTCCGCCAGGGCGGGGTAAAAATCGTGTTTGTCACCGGCGGCTTGGATGTTTTTCTGGAGCCGTTGGCTGCCGAGTGGGAAGCCGATGTGTTGGCCCCCCGCATGGAGGTGGTCCATGGCATTTGCACCGGGCGCGTCCTGCCGGAGCCGTTCACCGGGCAGGTCAAAGCCCGGCTCATACGCGAACACGCCGCCCGCCATGGTTTTGATTTGGCCCATTGCCATGCTCTGGGCGATGCTTTTGGCGATTTGCCGATGTTGGAGTGTGTGGGACACCCCCTGGCCATTAATCCGGACCGCCGATTGGCTCGGGTGGCCAAGGAACGGGGTTGGCAGGTGGAAAACTGGCGTTAG